From Sphingomonas hengshuiensis, one genomic window encodes:
- a CDS encoding VirB3 family type IV secretion system protein produces the protein MESFDPGAAVPGYFAPVHRALTEQILLGGAPRSVAIVNGTLAGAVGLGLRLWLVGLALWAVGHAAAVWAARRDPQFLEVGRRHMRYPAFLRA, from the coding sequence ATGGAAAGCTTTGATCCCGGCGCGGCCGTCCCCGGCTATTTCGCGCCCGTCCACCGGGCGCTGACCGAGCAGATCCTGCTCGGCGGCGCGCCACGCTCTGTCGCGATCGTCAACGGCACGCTAGCCGGTGCAGTCGGGCTCGGCCTGCGGCTGTGGCTGGTCGGCTTGGCGCTCTGGGCAGTCGGACATGCCGCCGCCGTCTGGGCGGCGCGCCGGGATCCCCAATTCCTTGAAGTCGGCCGGCGCCACATGCGCTACCCCGCCTTCCTGCGCGCGTGA
- a CDS encoding lytic transglycosylase domain-containing protein: protein MASAQARPAAAACSPAVNLDAPIATAARRFALPDTLIRAVIAVESGGVVFAVSPKGAMGLMQLMPGTWAELRQLHGLGVDPFDPCDNILAGAAYLRALLDRYGDPGFLAAYNAGPGRYEAYLAGRPLPAETIAYVARLSGRRMGGDVQIAVRELPDPEAWRRAELFVRAPKVAEHDAGRDPASTSPEPTSVPQSNASGPAQDSVFVRRTGDPK, encoded by the coding sequence ATGGCGAGCGCGCAGGCGCGGCCTGCCGCAGCGGCATGTTCGCCGGCTGTAAACCTCGACGCGCCGATCGCAACCGCGGCCCGGCGCTTTGCGCTCCCGGACACGCTTATTCGCGCGGTGATCGCCGTCGAAAGCGGTGGTGTGGTCTTCGCGGTATCGCCCAAGGGGGCGATGGGCTTGATGCAACTGATGCCCGGAACCTGGGCCGAACTGCGCCAGCTTCATGGCCTCGGGGTCGATCCATTCGACCCGTGCGACAACATCCTCGCCGGCGCCGCATATCTTCGCGCGTTGCTCGATCGCTATGGCGATCCTGGCTTTCTCGCCGCGTATAATGCGGGTCCGGGACGCTACGAAGCCTATCTGGCCGGGCGTCCGCTGCCTGCCGAAACCATAGCCTATGTCGCCAGACTGTCTGGCCGAAGGATGGGCGGCGATGTTCAAATTGCCGTGCGGGAACTGCCCGATCCCGAGGCCTGGCGACGCGCGGAACTGTTCGTCCGCGCACCCAAGGTGGCGGAGCATGACGCCGGTCGGGACCCTGCATCTACGTCTCCCGAACCGACATCGGTGCCGCAATCCAACGCGTCCGGACCCGCACAAGACTCTGTCTTCGTACGACGGACCGGGGATCCGAAATGA
- a CDS encoding DUF736 domain-containing protein, producing MINIGVFNARDDGFTGRLEILAFGAALTIVPATRSDIPNAPDYRVHVGEAGDGPEVGAGWKRTGEKAGAYVAIVIDDPILPRPIRANLFRPMLEGQPHLLFWQRNQRRRETEQQ from the coding sequence ATGATCAATATTGGTGTGTTCAACGCGCGCGACGACGGCTTTACCGGGCGCCTTGAGATCCTCGCGTTCGGCGCCGCGCTGACGATCGTGCCCGCGACGCGGAGCGATATCCCGAACGCGCCCGACTACCGCGTCCATGTCGGCGAGGCCGGCGACGGACCCGAAGTCGGCGCCGGCTGGAAGCGCACCGGTGAGAAGGCGGGCGCCTATGTCGCCATCGTCATCGACGATCCCATTCTTCCCCGGCCGATCCGCGCGAACCTGTTCCGGCCCATGCTCGAGGGGCAGCCGCATCTGCTCTTCTGGCAGCGCAATCAGCGCCGTCGCGAAACCGAGCAGCAGTAA
- the trbE gene encoding conjugal transfer protein TrbE, translating to MMSLREYRARGSTLADFLPWAALVAPGVVLNKDGSFQRTASIRGPDLDSATPAELVATAGRLNSALRRLGSGWAIFVEAQRLTAQDYPDSGFPDPASALVERERREQFGEEGAHFESAYYLTLQWMPPAEDAARAEGWLYEGRSRRGIDPDELLANFADRSARLLQLLEGFLPEAHWLDDGETLTYLHSTISTKRQRVRVPETPMYLDAILADEPLVGGLEPRLGSQHLRSLTVTGFPSATFPGLLDDLNRLAFPYRWVTRAITLDKTDATKLLGRIRRQWFAKRKSIAAILKEVMTNEASVLVDNDASNKAADADLALQELGADRVGQAYVTATISVWDADPGLAAEKLRLVEKVVQGRDFTVIAEGMNAVEAWLGSLPGHVYANVRQPPISTLNLAHMVPLSAVWAGPVADEHFEAPPLFFARTEGSTPFRFSLHVGDVGHTLIAGPTGAGKSVLLALMAMQFRRYENAQIFAFDFGGSIRAAALAMGGDWQDLGHALQDESAHAVRLQPLARIDDLAERSWATEWLAAIFGAEGVVLDPQGKEHLWAALNSLASAPVSERTLTGLAVLLQSQQLKQALGPYCVGGPHGQLLDAESEHLGEARVQAFETEGLVGSAAAPAVLSYLFHRIEANLDGAPTMIIIDEGWLVLDSPAFAAQLREWLKTLRKKNASVVFATQSLADIETSAIAPAIVESCPTRIFLPNERAFEPQIAAIYRRFGLNERQIEILARAIPKRDYYCQSRRGNRLFDLGLGEVALAFTAASSRTDQRRIAELLEAHGRAGFAAAWLRARGLDWAADLLPLTAQE from the coding sequence ATGATGTCCCTCCGCGAATATCGCGCGCGCGGTTCGACGCTCGCCGACTTCCTGCCCTGGGCAGCATTGGTCGCGCCCGGTGTCGTGCTCAACAAGGACGGCTCGTTCCAGCGTACCGCTTCCATCCGGGGTCCCGACCTGGATTCCGCGACGCCCGCCGAACTCGTCGCGACTGCCGGCCGTCTTAACAGCGCGTTGCGCCGGCTCGGATCCGGCTGGGCAATCTTCGTCGAAGCGCAGCGCCTGACGGCCCAGGACTATCCTGACAGCGGCTTCCCCGATCCGGCCTCGGCGCTGGTCGAACGCGAACGCCGCGAGCAGTTCGGTGAGGAAGGGGCGCATTTCGAAAGCGCCTATTATCTGACGCTGCAATGGATGCCGCCTGCCGAGGACGCCGCCCGCGCCGAAGGCTGGCTGTACGAGGGGCGGTCGCGAAGGGGTATCGATCCCGACGAGCTGCTCGCCAATTTTGCCGATCGCAGCGCTCGCCTGCTGCAGCTGCTCGAGGGCTTTCTGCCCGAGGCGCATTGGCTCGATGATGGCGAGACGCTCACCTATCTCCACTCGACGATTTCCACCAAGCGCCAGCGCGTCCGCGTCCCCGAGACGCCGATGTATCTGGACGCGATCCTGGCCGATGAGCCGCTGGTTGGCGGCCTCGAGCCGCGGCTGGGCAGCCAGCACCTCCGGTCCCTGACCGTCACCGGCTTTCCAAGCGCCACCTTCCCGGGGCTGCTCGATGACCTCAATCGGCTGGCGTTCCCCTACCGCTGGGTCACGCGCGCGATCACGCTCGACAAGACCGACGCGACAAAGCTGCTCGGCCGTATCCGGCGGCAGTGGTTCGCCAAGCGCAAGTCGATCGCTGCGATCCTGAAAGAGGTGATGACCAACGAGGCGTCGGTGCTGGTCGACAACGATGCATCGAACAAGGCGGCCGACGCCGATCTCGCGCTGCAGGAACTCGGCGCGGACAGGGTCGGGCAGGCCTATGTGACCGCGACGATCAGTGTCTGGGACGCCGATCCAGGTCTGGCAGCCGAGAAGCTACGACTGGTCGAGAAGGTCGTGCAGGGCCGCGACTTCACGGTGATTGCCGAAGGCATGAACGCGGTCGAGGCCTGGCTCGGCAGCTTGCCCGGTCATGTCTACGCCAATGTCCGCCAGCCTCCTATCTCGACCCTAAACCTGGCGCACATGGTGCCGCTTTCTGCAGTCTGGGCGGGGCCGGTGGCCGATGAGCATTTCGAAGCGCCGCCGCTCTTCTTCGCGCGGACCGAGGGCTCGACGCCGTTCCGCTTCTCGCTACATGTCGGCGATGTCGGCCATACCCTGATTGCTGGCCCGACCGGCGCCGGCAAATCGGTGCTGCTCGCGCTGATGGCGATGCAATTTCGTCGCTACGAGAATGCGCAAATCTTCGCTTTCGATTTCGGCGGGTCGATCCGCGCCGCAGCATTGGCGATGGGTGGCGACTGGCAGGATCTCGGCCACGCGCTGCAGGACGAGAGCGCGCACGCCGTCCGGCTGCAGCCCTTGGCCAGGATCGACGACCTTGCGGAGCGCAGCTGGGCGACCGAATGGCTCGCCGCGATCTTCGGCGCGGAAGGCGTAGTGCTCGACCCGCAGGGCAAGGAGCATCTTTGGGCCGCGCTGAATTCGCTGGCATCCGCGCCGGTGTCGGAGCGGACGCTGACCGGTCTCGCAGTGCTGCTCCAATCGCAGCAGCTCAAGCAGGCGCTTGGTCCCTATTGCGTCGGGGGGCCGCATGGTCAGCTTCTCGACGCCGAGTCCGAGCACCTTGGTGAAGCGCGCGTCCAGGCCTTCGAAACCGAGGGCCTGGTCGGCAGTGCTGCGGCGCCAGCAGTGCTCTCCTACCTCTTCCACCGGATCGAGGCGAATCTCGACGGCGCCCCGACGATGATCATTATCGACGAGGGCTGGCTCGTCCTAGACAGCCCGGCGTTCGCTGCGCAGTTGCGCGAGTGGCTCAAGACGCTGCGCAAGAAGAATGCGAGCGTTGTGTTCGCGACCCAGAGCCTCGCCGATATCGAGACCTCGGCGATCGCGCCTGCGATCGTCGAGAGCTGCCCGACCCGCATCTTCCTCCCCAACGAGCGTGCGTTCGAGCCACAGATTGCCGCCATCTATCGTCGCTTCGGGCTGAACGAACGGCAAATCGAGATCCTCGCCCGGGCGATCCCCAAGCGCGACTATTATTGCCAGTCGCGTCGCGGCAACCGCTTGTTCGATCTTGGACTGGGTGAGGTCGCGCTCGCCTTCACGGCCGCCTCGTCACGCACCGACCAGCGCCGCATCGCCGAACTTCTCGAAGCCCATGGCCGCGCCGGTTTCGCCGCCGCGTGGCTGCGCGCCCGCGGCCTCGATTGGGCCGCGGATCTTCTCCCCCTCACGGCCCAGGAGTAA
- a CDS encoding nucleotidyl transferase AbiEii/AbiGii toxin family protein has translation MSACGGDHALHHNGKLRDGLSRNYYDLLMLDHAGVTAAALAEHDLLDHVVRNKSLMFADASASYATAVFVTLRLSPSDAIRDALARDYAAMADMFLDDPPAFKELLAGLDALEKRINDAG, from the coding sequence TTGTCGGCCTGCGGCGGGGATCATGCGCTGCACCATAACGGCAAGCTGCGCGACGGACTTTCGCGGAATTATTACGACCTGCTAATGCTAGACCACGCCGGCGTGACCGCCGCTGCGCTCGCCGAGCACGACCTGCTCGACCATGTCGTGCGCAACAAGAGCCTGATGTTCGCCGACGCCTCGGCATCCTATGCGACCGCAGTCTTCGTGACACTGCGCTTGTCTCCGTCGGACGCGATCCGCGACGCACTCGCGCGAGATTACGCAGCCATGGCCGACATGTTCTTGGACGACCCGCCAGCATTCAAGGAATTGCTGGCGGGCCTGGACGCGCTCGAAAAGCGCATCAACGACGCAGGCTGA
- a CDS encoding DUF736 domain-containing protein — protein MANIGSFKKVGEEYQGSIVTLSVQAKGVRIVPEENRPNDNAPTHRVYVGRAEIGAAWAKTSAEQRDYLSVKLDDPSFTQPIFANLFDDEGGETYSLIWSRPRRSAND, from the coding sequence ATGGCGAACATCGGCAGCTTCAAGAAGGTCGGCGAGGAATATCAGGGCTCGATCGTGACCCTCAGCGTCCAGGCCAAGGGCGTCCGGATCGTTCCGGAGGAAAACCGCCCGAACGACAACGCACCCACCCACCGGGTTTATGTCGGCCGCGCGGAAATCGGCGCCGCCTGGGCCAAGACCTCCGCGGAACAGCGCGACTATCTCTCGGTCAAGCTCGACGATCCCAGCTTCACCCAGCCCATCTTCGCGAACCTCTTCGACGACGAGGGCGGTGAAACCTACAGCCTGATCTGGTCGCGCCCGCGGCGCTCCGCCAACGACTGA
- a CDS encoding conjugal transfer protein TraG, whose product MQSTKILWGQVIIVLLIVAGAVWGATQWTADALGYQAALGPPWFWLAGYPVYPPPAFFWWWFSYDAYAPAIFVRGAYIAASGGIAAVVVAIAMSVWRARERKVAQTYGSARWATAREVEQAGLLRDDGVVLGRLDNAYLRHDGPEHVLCFAPTRSGKGVGLVIPSLLTWAGSAIVHDIKGENWTLTAGFRARVGKVLLFDPTNPASSAYNPLLEVRKGEWEVRDVQNVADVLVDPEGSLERRNHWEKTSHALLVGAILHVLYAEPDKTLAGVAAFLSDPGRTIEATLDAMMSTRHLGDAGVHPVVASAARELLNKSENERSGVLSTAMSFLGLYRDPIIARVTSTSEWRIADIVEADRPATLYLVVPPSDISRTKPLIRLLLNQIGRRLTEELKPSAKRHKVLLMLDEFPALGRLDFFESALAFMAGYGLKAFLIAQSLNQIEKAYGPNNAILDNCHVRVSFATNDERTARRISDALGTATEMRAMKNYAGHRLSPWLGHLMVSRTETARALLTPGEVMQLPPDDEIVMVAGVHPIRALKVRYYSDRRLTARIMDPPASATARGSRANDWAGFATPGQGPAAADAQAGADDQANGGIRREPELPVEQEIVPPPPLPPPGEFEFDDGASDDAAVTRRVNERMHGNARQASLDPKDGIEL is encoded by the coding sequence ATGCAATCGACCAAGATCCTGTGGGGCCAGGTGATCATCGTTCTGCTGATCGTGGCCGGCGCGGTGTGGGGCGCTACGCAATGGACTGCCGATGCGCTCGGATATCAGGCGGCGCTTGGCCCACCCTGGTTCTGGTTGGCGGGCTATCCGGTCTATCCGCCGCCTGCCTTTTTCTGGTGGTGGTTCAGCTACGACGCCTACGCGCCCGCCATCTTCGTTCGCGGTGCCTATATCGCCGCGTCGGGCGGGATCGCGGCGGTGGTGGTGGCGATCGCCATGTCGGTGTGGCGCGCGCGCGAGCGCAAGGTCGCCCAAACCTATGGGTCGGCGCGCTGGGCAACGGCGCGCGAGGTCGAGCAAGCGGGCCTGCTCAGGGATGACGGCGTCGTGCTCGGCCGGCTCGACAATGCCTATTTGCGGCACGACGGACCGGAACATGTGCTGTGCTTTGCGCCCACCAGATCGGGCAAGGGCGTCGGCCTCGTCATCCCCTCACTGCTGACCTGGGCCGGCTCGGCGATCGTCCACGACATCAAGGGCGAGAACTGGACATTGACCGCGGGCTTTCGAGCACGGGTCGGCAAGGTCTTGCTGTTCGACCCGACCAACCCAGCCTCGTCCGCCTACAATCCCTTGCTCGAGGTTCGAAAGGGCGAATGGGAAGTGCGCGACGTGCAGAATGTCGCCGACGTGCTGGTCGATCCCGAAGGCTCGCTCGAGCGTCGAAACCACTGGGAGAAGACCAGTCACGCGTTGCTGGTCGGAGCCATCCTCCACGTCCTCTATGCCGAGCCCGACAAGACGCTTGCCGGGGTCGCCGCCTTTCTCTCGGATCCCGGGCGCACGATCGAGGCGACGCTCGACGCGATGATGTCGACCCGGCATCTGGGAGACGCTGGCGTTCACCCCGTGGTGGCGTCTGCCGCGCGCGAGCTGCTCAACAAGTCCGAGAATGAGCGCTCGGGTGTGCTCTCGACCGCAATGTCCTTCCTGGGGCTCTACCGCGATCCAATCATCGCGCGCGTGACCAGCACATCCGAATGGCGGATTGCCGATATTGTCGAGGCCGATCGGCCGGCCACGCTCTACCTGGTGGTGCCGCCGTCGGACATCAGCCGCACCAAGCCGCTGATTCGTCTGCTGCTCAACCAGATTGGCAGGCGGCTGACCGAGGAACTGAAGCCCAGCGCGAAGCGGCACAAGGTGCTGCTTATGCTCGACGAGTTTCCGGCGCTGGGACGGCTGGATTTCTTCGAGTCCGCGCTCGCCTTCATGGCCGGCTACGGACTGAAAGCGTTCCTGATCGCCCAGTCGCTCAACCAGATCGAAAAGGCATACGGGCCCAACAACGCGATCCTCGACAATTGCCATGTCAGGGTAAGCTTTGCGACCAACGACGAACGCACTGCCAGGCGGATCTCGGACGCGCTCGGTACCGCCACCGAGATGCGCGCGATGAAGAACTATGCGGGGCATCGGCTGTCGCCCTGGCTTGGACACCTCATGGTGTCGCGCACCGAGACCGCACGTGCGCTGCTCACGCCGGGCGAAGTCATGCAACTGCCGCCCGACGACGAAATCGTGATGGTCGCAGGTGTCCATCCGATCCGGGCGCTGAAAGTGCGATATTATTCCGATCGGCGTTTGACTGCCCGGATCATGGATCCGCCAGCGTCGGCCACCGCGCGGGGCTCGCGCGCGAATGACTGGGCGGGCTTTGCGACACCCGGCCAGGGCCCTGCTGCCGCCGATGCGCAGGCAGGGGCGGACGATCAGGCCAATGGCGGCATCCGGCGCGAGCCCGAGCTGCCCGTTGAACAGGAGATCGTACCACCGCCGCCGCTGCCGCCGCCCGGCGAGTTCGAATTCGACGACGGCGCCAGCGACGATGCGGCAGTTACGCGGCGCGTAAACGAGCGGATGCATGGCAACGCCCGCCAGGCCTCACTCGACCCTAAGGATGGAATCGAACTATGA
- a CDS encoding relaxase/mobilization nuclease domain-containing protein codes for MTEEDDFRTKPGKGRSRGSGRVKLLSLAAQVKRAAARAGFARRSTRRGGGTGRLGRGRVAALAGRRSAMSRRVVIKARVVRHTGPRFTSAPLGRHVAYLERDGVTRDGREASMFDARSDQASGDAFAGRCADDRHHFRFIVSPEDGGQLADLKAFTRELMDDVSKDLGTQLDWVAVDHWNTDNPHVHVLVRGVTDDGADLVIDRDYISHGLRDRAESRATLELGPRSAREIDQALGREVEADRWTGLDRGLRARASEDGIVDLRPEPGAKSDRRNLLLTGRAQKLERLGIATPAGPARWVLKPDAEARLRALGDRSDIIKTMHRAMRDAGHRIDEGRLAIHPSGEAAPVIGRLVARGHQDELAGTAYAIVDGIDGRHHHLRLRDLELTSDAAPGAIVELRTWQDRGRAPRTALAVRSDLPIGQQVTARGATWLDRQLLARDFAPANQGFGAEVREAMAAREEHLIAEGLASRRGGRAALAPNLIETLRAADLREAAARISQRTGLTPYETRPGSTIAGTYRERVTLASGRFAMIDDGLGFQLVPWRPALDQQLGASVTGTMAAGGGIEWTIGRSRGLGI; via the coding sequence GTGACCGAAGAGGACGATTTTCGGACCAAGCCCGGAAAGGGACGAAGCCGGGGTTCGGGCCGCGTCAAGCTGCTGAGCCTGGCCGCGCAGGTCAAGCGCGCGGCGGCGCGCGCCGGCTTCGCGCGGCGGTCGACACGGCGCGGGGGCGGGACCGGGCGGCTGGGCCGAGGCCGTGTCGCCGCGCTCGCGGGCAGGCGCTCGGCCATGTCGCGCCGGGTGGTGATCAAGGCCCGGGTCGTCCGCCACACGGGGCCGCGCTTCACATCGGCGCCGCTTGGCCGGCATGTCGCCTATCTCGAACGCGACGGCGTGACCCGCGATGGTCGGGAGGCCTCGATGTTCGATGCGCGGTCCGACCAGGCAAGCGGCGACGCATTCGCCGGGCGTTGCGCCGATGATCGCCATCATTTCCGCTTCATCGTGTCGCCGGAAGATGGCGGCCAGCTTGCCGACCTGAAGGCATTCACCCGAGAGCTGATGGACGACGTGTCCAAGGATCTGGGCACGCAGCTCGACTGGGTCGCGGTCGATCACTGGAATACCGACAATCCGCACGTCCATGTCCTGGTCCGCGGGGTCACCGATGACGGCGCCGATCTCGTGATCGACCGCGACTATATTTCCCACGGGCTTCGCGATCGCGCCGAGAGCCGGGCAACGCTTGAGCTTGGGCCACGCAGCGCGCGTGAGATTGACCAGGCGCTGGGGCGGGAAGTCGAGGCCGATCGGTGGACGGGCCTCGACCGCGGCTTGCGCGCGCGTGCAAGTGAGGATGGGATCGTCGATCTGCGGCCTGAACCGGGGGCCAAGTCAGACCGCCGCAATTTGCTCCTGACCGGACGGGCGCAGAAGCTCGAGCGGCTCGGCATCGCCACCCCCGCCGGGCCCGCGCGCTGGGTTCTCAAGCCCGATGCCGAGGCCCGGCTCCGTGCGCTCGGCGATCGCAGCGACATCATCAAGACAATGCACCGCGCGATGCGCGACGCCGGGCACCGCATCGACGAAGGGCGGCTCGCAATCCACCCGTCCGGCGAAGCCGCGCCGGTGATCGGAAGGCTGGTCGCGCGCGGCCATCAGGACGAGCTTGCGGGCACCGCCTATGCGATTGTCGATGGCATCGATGGCCGTCACCACCATCTGCGCCTTCGCGATCTCGAGTTGACCAGCGATGCCGCCCCTGGTGCGATCGTCGAACTGCGCACCTGGCAGGACCGGGGCAGGGCACCGCGCACCGCGCTTGCCGTGCGCAGCGATCTGCCGATCGGCCAGCAGGTCACAGCGCGGGGGGCGACGTGGCTCGATCGCCAGTTGCTCGCCCGGGACTTCGCGCCCGCCAACCAGGGCTTTGGCGCCGAAGTCCGGGAGGCGATGGCGGCACGCGAGGAGCATCTGATTGCCGAGGGGCTGGCATCCCGGCGCGGCGGCCGCGCCGCGCTGGCCCCGAACCTGATCGAGACGCTCCGCGCTGCCGATCTGCGCGAGGCGGCGGCGCGGATATCGCAGCGCACCGGGCTCACGCCCTATGAGACCAGGCCGGGATCGACGATCGCCGGCACCTACCGCGAGCGCGTGACGCTGGCATCGGGCCGCTTCGCGATGATCGACGATGGCCTCGGCTTCCAGCTCGTGCCCTGGCGCCCCGCGCTCGATCAGCAGCTTGGGGCAAGCGTGACCGGCACCATGGCTGCGGGTGGCGGCATTGAGTGGACCATCGGCCGCAGCCGCGGCCTCGGCATCTAG
- a CDS encoding DUF2840 domain-containing protein, whose product MSAAIASAHAPGVVPPSGQGSAGAGITTVELTWVEQATERWIRFGEPIRDQVLDRRHRLLSFTAGSVFAFVRWASNDYGTLLSRLDIVRAVGPGQAYSTLPCVSPGGELLLHLGGWPKVRTCLLLIDAIEDIGVDPCAVAPDYWRHAHNRLIAGYPPRAYSLARHRAWLLRRSLGA is encoded by the coding sequence ATGAGCGCCGCCATCGCCTCCGCACACGCGCCAGGCGTTGTCCCGCCGAGCGGACAAGGCTCTGCCGGCGCCGGGATAACCACGGTCGAACTGACCTGGGTCGAGCAGGCCACCGAACGCTGGATCCGCTTCGGCGAGCCGATCCGCGATCAGGTCCTGGACCGTCGCCACCGCCTGCTTTCCTTCACCGCAGGCAGCGTCTTTGCCTTCGTGCGCTGGGCGTCAAACGACTATGGAACGCTGCTGTCGCGGCTCGATATCGTGCGCGCCGTCGGGCCTGGCCAGGCCTATTCGACCTTGCCCTGCGTCTCGCCCGGCGGCGAACTGCTTCTGCATCTCGGCGGCTGGCCCAAGGTTCGGACATGCCTGCTCCTGATCGACGCCATTGAAGATATCGGCGTCGATCCGTGCGCGGTCGCACCCGATTACTGGCGTCATGCGCATAACAGGCTGATCGCCGGTTACCCACCGCGCGCCTATTCGCTGGCGCGGCATCGCGCGTGGCTGCTGCGCCGGAGCCTGGGGGCATGA
- a CDS encoding DNA -binding domain-containing protein, whose translation MPAPGRFPGAARRPDIVPAADHDAADGRHLVFDIAGVRHRWRVLAASPGAPLVILLPPLGDPLRAAACDAARRMLAGLSMAEPASVLRPSALQRQRLTLLLRILDASLAGASNREIGLRLVYPWLAGTDALAWKATSERRRVQRLVAEARDLAASGYRDLLQS comes from the coding sequence GTGCCTGCGCCCGGGCGTTTCCCCGGCGCCGCGCGACGACCCGATATTGTCCCGGCCGCCGATCATGACGCCGCCGATGGACGCCACCTCGTCTTCGACATCGCCGGCGTTCGGCACCGTTGGCGCGTCCTGGCGGCGTCGCCGGGCGCGCCGCTCGTGATCCTGTTGCCACCGCTGGGCGACCCACTGCGCGCTGCCGCCTGCGACGCCGCGCGCCGGATGCTTGCGGGTCTGAGCATGGCAGAACCGGCGTCGGTGCTGCGGCCTAGCGCCTTGCAGCGGCAACGCCTGACGCTGCTCCTGCGCATCCTCGACGCGTCGCTGGCTGGCGCCAGCAACCGCGAGATCGGCCTTCGCCTCGTCTACCCCTGGCTCGCCGGAACCGATGCGCTGGCATGGAAGGCGACCAGCGAGCGCAGGCGGGTCCAGCGGCTCGTCGCGGAGGCCCGCGACCTTGCCGCATCGGGCTATCGCGACTTGCTCCAGAGCTAG
- a CDS encoding TrbC/VirB2 family protein gives MNVSLSAARIRGTALYTCTLVALTAGTAHASGSSMPWESPLQSILESIEGPVAKIIAVIIIIVTGLTLAFGETSGGFRRLIQIVFGLSIAFAASSFFLSFFSFGGGALI, from the coding sequence ATGAACGTCTCGCTTTCCGCCGCCCGCATCCGCGGGACGGCTCTCTACACCTGCACCCTTGTTGCGCTCACCGCCGGCACGGCGCACGCATCGGGATCGTCGATGCCCTGGGAAAGTCCGCTCCAGTCGATCCTGGAGAGCATCGAAGGGCCCGTCGCCAAGATCATCGCGGTGATCATCATCATCGTGACCGGCCTGACCCTCGCTTTCGGGGAGACCTCGGGCGGTTTCCGACGGCTCATTCAGATCGTCTTTGGGCTCAGCATCGCATTCGCTGCGAGCTCCTTCTTCCTTAGCTTCTTCAGCTTCGGCGGCGGGGCGCTGATCTGA
- a CDS encoding helix-turn-helix transcriptional regulator — translation MPNETTQPLLRTPDAAILLGLSARTLEKHRCYGTGPAYRKLGGRVVYAVDDLLRWADQGVRRSTSDATASIVHPAKPIDTSVLDKKGAVRR, via the coding sequence ATGCCCAATGAGACGACGCAGCCCCTGTTGCGTACACCCGATGCCGCGATCCTGCTCGGCCTGTCGGCGCGCACGCTGGAGAAGCATCGCTGCTATGGCACGGGGCCTGCCTATCGCAAGCTTGGCGGGCGCGTCGTCTACGCAGTCGACGACCTGCTGCGCTGGGCTGATCAGGGCGTTCGGCGCTCGACCTCGGACGCCACCGCGAGCATCGTGCATCCTGCCAAACCCATCGACACCAGCGTTCTCGACAAGAAAGGCGCGGTGCGGCGATGA
- a CDS encoding S26 family signal peptidase, producing MKRFHILLTGYCAIGAVVLPAFIRPAPRLVWNASASVPVGLYSARPPRTAKLGDLVAAHAPAPVAVQMAERHYLPLRVPMLKHVAGVSGQTVCRAGLTILIDGKRVAEARMHDRLGRPLPRWSGCRTVRPGEVFLLNPASAGSFDGRYFGPVPAHGIVAVLDPLWLPGGDETAPASAPGGRETSPEPDAKRSK from the coding sequence ATGAAGCGCTTCCATATCCTGCTCACCGGCTATTGCGCGATCGGCGCCGTGGTGCTTCCGGCATTCATCCGCCCGGCGCCGCGTCTGGTCTGGAACGCCAGCGCCAGCGTTCCGGTCGGTCTCTATTCGGCCCGTCCTCCACGCACCGCCAAACTCGGCGACCTCGTCGCGGCGCATGCGCCTGCGCCGGTCGCTGTGCAGATGGCCGAGCGCCATTATCTGCCCTTGCGCGTGCCCATGCTGAAGCATGTCGCCGGCGTGTCGGGACAGACGGTGTGCCGCGCCGGCCTGACGATTTTGATCGACGGAAAGCGCGTTGCCGAGGCTCGGATGCACGACCGTTTGGGGCGTCCCCTGCCGCGTTGGAGCGGATGCCGGACCGTACGTCCCGGCGAGGTTTTCCTGCTCAATCCCGCATCTGCCGGCAGCTTCGACGGGCGGTATTTCGGGCCGGTGCCAGCTCACGGAATCGTCGCGGTACTCGATCCGCTTTGGCTTCCCGGCGGTGACGAAACCGCTCCGGCAAGCGCGCCCGGCGGGCGCGAAACCTCCCCTGAACCCGACGCAAAAAGGAGCAAGTGA